One Brassica napus cultivar Da-Ae chromosome A5, Da-Ae, whole genome shotgun sequence DNA window includes the following coding sequences:
- the LOC106452104 gene encoding probable sugar phosphate/phosphate translocator At3g17430 produces MCGTYKRIICIKHVVWKNCILAHFCCLHSDAQALMPVATFIMAVICGTDKPRCDVFSNMLLVSVGVVISSYGEIHFNIAGTVYQVTGIFAEALRLVLTQVLLQKKGLTLNPINSLYYIPPCRYSLVNTQTTICALMFFWLFLVIGRTGAVTIRVAGVLKDWSEHHWIRNCARWCCHVQLHKGKGREGVSINCRPSPRSNQ; encoded by the exons ATGTGTGGTACCTATAAGCGCATTATTTGCATCAAGCATGTG GTTTGGAAAAACTGCATACTTGCACATTTCTGTTGCCTTCATTCAGATGCTCAAGCTCTAA TGCCAGTAGCAACATTTATCATGGCGGTTATTTGCGGCACTGACAAACCAAGGTGCGACGTGTTCTCCAACATGTTGCTGGTCAGTGTTGGAGTTGTGATATCTTCTTACGGAGAAATCCATTTCAATATAGCTGGCACGGTCTATCAGGTCACAGGCATCTTTGCTGAAGCACTTAGACTTGTGCTAACTCAAGTTCTTCTCCAGAAAAAGGGGTTGACATTAAACCCTATTAACAGCTTGTACTACATACCTCCCTGCAGGTACTCACTCGTGAATACTCAAACAACTATATGTGCACTTATGTTTTTCTGGCTTTTCCTTG TGATAGGGAGAACAGGGGCAGTAACTATCCGGGTAGCTGGTGTTCTCAAAGACTGGTCTGAACATCATTGGATACGCAATTG CGCTAGGTGGTGTTGTCATGTACAATTACATAAAGGTAAAGGACGTGAAGGCGTCTCAATTAACTGCCGACCGTCTCCCAGATCGAATCAATAA
- the LOC106452099 gene encoding probable receptor-like protein kinase At3g17420: protein MASELKQTLTKRYGAVELWEIIVIALFAAFILILAVSVWLSFRKKSKRSHFIQLLPITETPRHQDEIKDISVDHVSSHNNNGTPLDEKFSERDIENGDNNYEKHVPTSETTHSPHLSGLQEGSHIGWGHWFTLRDLQVATNHFSKENIIGDGGYGVVYHGTLTNKTPVAVKKLLNNPGQVDKDFRVEVEAIGHVRHKNLVRLLGYCVEGTHRMLVYEYMNNGNLEQWLHGDMSHQGHLTWEARIKVLVGTAKALAYLHEAIEPKVVHRDIKSSNILMNDSFDAKLSDFGLAKLLGADKSYVSTRVMGTFGYVAPEYANSGLLNEKSDVYSFGVVLLEAITGRYPVDYERPKEEVHMVEWLKLMVQQKQFEQVVDKELEIKPTTSELKRALLTALRCVDPDADKRPKMSQVARMLESDEYPVMPREERRRRKQPRESTDTNKDDIIADAKI, encoded by the exons ATGGCGTCTGAGCTGAAACAAACTCTAACAAAGAGATACGGTGCAGTTGAGCTATGGGAGATCATAGTAATTGCTCTCTTCGCAGCCTTCATACTAATCCTCGCCGTCTCAGTATGGCTCAGCTTCCGTAAAAAATCCAAAAGATCCCACTTCATCCAACTCCTCCCCATAACCGAAACCCCTCGCCATCAAGATGAAATCAAAGACATAAGCGTTGATCACGTCTCATCACACAACAACAATGGCACACCTCTAGATGAGAAGTTCAGCGAGAGAGACATTGAAAATGGTGATAATAACTATGAGAAACATGTTCCTACTTCAGAAACAACTCATTCTCCTCATCTCTCTGGTCTCCAAGAAGGCTCTCACATTGGTTGGGGTCATTGGTTCACTCTCCGTGACCTTCAGGTTGCTACCAACCACTTCTCGAAAGAGAATATCATCGGTGACGGTGGTTATGGAGTTGTGTACCATGGAACTTTAACTAACAAGACCCCTGTGGCTGTCAAGAAGCTGCTCAACAATCC aGGACAAGTTGATAAAGACTTCAGAGTTGAAGTGGAAGCAATAGGACACGTCAGGCACAAGAACTTAGTTCGGCTTCTTGGATACTGCGTTGAAGGAACGCATAGGATGCTTGTTTATGAGTACATGAACAATGGGAACTTAGAGCAGTGGCTTCACGGAGACATGAGTCACCAAGGACATCTTACTTGGGAGGCTAGAATCAAAGTTCTTGTTGGCACTGCTAAAGC GTTGGCTTACCTTCATGAAGCTATTGAGCCTAAAGTGGTGCATAGAGACATTAAGTCAAGTAATATACTGATGAATGACAGCTTTGATGCTAAGTTATCTGACTTTGGTCTTGCTAAGTTGCTTGGAGCTGATAAGAGTTATGTGAGTACTAGAGTCATGGGTACATTCGG GTATGTTGCACCTGAATATGCTAACTCTGGTCTCCTAAACGAGAAGAGTGACGTGTATAGTTTTGGTGTTGTTCTATTGGAAGCTATTACTGGGAGGTACCCAGTGGATTATGAACGGCCTAAAGAAGAG gTGCATATGGTGGAGTGGTTGAAGCTAATGGTACAGCAGAAACAGTTTGAACAAGTGGTGGATAAAGAGCTTGAGATCAAACCAACGACAAGCGAACTTAAAAGAGCGCTTTTGACGGCTTTGAGATGTGTTGATCCTGATGCAGACAAGAGGCCGAAGATGAGTCAAGTTGCTCGGATGCTTGAATCTGATGAGTACCCTGTGATGCCTAGAGAG GAACGAAGGAGAAGGAAGCAGCCAAGAGAAAGCACAGATACGAATAAGGATGATATCATAGCAGATGCAAAGATTTAA
- the LOC106452100 gene encoding receptor-like cytoplasmic kinase 1: MSCFGCCGGDDFRRVAETGPKPVYGAGGHGGGHHPRVDPPKNTPVIQMQPISVPAIPADELKDITDNYGSKSLIGEGSYGRVFYGVLRSGKAAAIKKLDSSKQPDQEFLAQVSMVSRLRQDNVVALLGYCVDGPLRVLAYEFAPNGSLHDILHGRKGVKGAQPGPVLSWNQRVKIAVGAARGLEYLHEKANPHVVHRDIKSSNVLLFDDDVAKIADFDLSNQAPDMAARLHSTRVLGTFGYHAPEYAMTGTLSTKSDVYSFGVVLLELLTGRKPVDHTLPRGQQSLVTWATPKLSEDKVKQCVDARLNGEYPPKAVAKLAAVAALCVQYEADFRPNMSIVVKALQPLLNPPRSAPQTPHRNNPY; encoded by the exons ATGAGCTGCTTTGGTTGTTGTGGTGGTGACGATTTTCGTCGTGTTGCTGAAACTGGTCCAAAGCCAGTCTACGGCGCAGGAG GTCACGGTGGAGGTCACCATCCAAGGGTAGACCCACCCAAGAACACACCAGTCATTCAGATGCAGCCTATCTCTGTGCCGGCTATTCCAGCTGATGAGTTGAAGGATATAACCGATAACTACGGTTCAAAGTCCTTGATTGGTGAGGGCTCTTATGGAAGAGTGTTTTATGGTGTTCTTAGAAGCGGTAAGGCAGCTGCCATTAAGAAACTTGATTCCAGTAAGCAGCCTGATCAAGAGTTTCTCGCACAG GTATCAATGGTTTCGAGATTGAGACAAGATAATGTTGTTGCACTTCTGGGATATTGCGTTGATGGCCCACTCCGTGTTCTTGCTTATGAGTTTGCTCCTAATGGATCTCTTCATGATATTCTTCATG GTAGAAAAGGAGTGAAAGGAGCACAGCCAGGTCCTGTTCTGTCGTGGAACCAGAGAGTTAAAATTGCTGTTGGTGCGGCTAGGGGACTCGAGTACTTGCATGAGAAGGCGAACCCTCATGTTGTTCACCGAGACATCAAATCCAGCAATGTGCTTTTGTTTGACGATGATGTTGCCAAGATTGCTGACTTCGATCTCTCTAACCAAGCCCCTGACATGGCTGCTCGCCTTCACTCAACTCGTGTGCTGGGAACGTTTGGTTATCACGCTCCAGA GTATGCAATGACAGGGACATTGAGCACAAAGAGTGATGTCTATAGTTTTGGAGTTGTTCTGCTAGAGCTCCTCACAGGTCGTAAGCCAGTTGATCATACCTTACCACGAGGACAGCAGAGTCTCGTTACATGG GCAACTCCTAAACTGAGTGAAGACAAGGTGAAGCAGTGCGTTGATGCAAGACTAAACGGAGAATATCCTCCCAAAGCTGTTGCCAAG CTGGCTGCTGTAGCTGCGCTATGTGTGCAATACGAAGCAGACTTCAGGCCAAACATGAGCATAGTGGTGAAGGCTCTTCAGCCTCTCCTCAATCCTCCTCGCTCTGCTCCTCAAACTCCTCACAGGAACAATCCTTATTGA
- the LOC106452098 gene encoding kinesin-like protein KIN-12C translates to MPRNAPRIEMPESEENEFASFSLFSPSRAPLNSIPDPSQLQKTTRLSGFDLAQKLELARTQGPERRFEGRAGAHDSNPRIVIRNARSRSEPNSAQSTPTRSGARVSLGGGCVTGARVAQSFVGRGRIPRGISMADCAETTPHFEMNEDHSFWKEHNVQVLIRLRPLSTMERATQGHGRCLKQESPQTLVWLGHPETRFTFDHVASETISQEKLFRVAGLPMVENCLSGYNSCVFAYGQTGSGKTYTMMGEISEAEGSLGEDCGVTARIFEYLFSRIKMEEEGRRDEKLRFSCKCSFLEIYNEQITDLLEPSSTNLQIREDLGKGVYVENLVELNVRTVNDVLKLLLQGAANRKIAATHMNSESSRSHSVFTCTIESIWERDSLTHSRFARLNLVDLAGSERQKSSGAEGDRLKEAANINKSLSTLGLVIMSLVDLAHGKHRHVPYRDSRLTFLLQDSLGGNSKTMIIANVSPSLCSTNETLSTLKFAQRAKLIQNNAKVNEDASGDVTALQQEIRKLKAQLSSLVKSHNSCGALSDCIASLDEPRYSGAYEVARKTQEDKCHCQVNNSLRKKENEVEKEFEDCRKMNSSLVRELDEIQAGLGRYLKFDQIQSDFVASSTSGAEQAETMSTIGENKEEVAFSESKKFSCINGDTDNPDGNRVWRINESQDVLEENGRSMKLQNNKSSMGREVVPRIEGHEFELSGMVNNTDAVMKADEGADRSVMQFKLRKVIKDLEEAKTLNSQYEKEQKILLSQQQDIEVVREQVETETARTILELQEEVIALESEFEGRICKLTEENQSMRDTITARESEIRALNQDWEKATLELTNFIVDGSKSITDASTQIESIVCSFPHVNTWIGDYVEKAAKDCIRKEETILLLQKSLEDARILLAEMDLKLNCLKGATIALNQFQLDGNAAATEESFRVSTELDRMSKEVDTLENDLNATQCSILEAERHAEAAISVKKWLSDSRNQHQVPKKVENQSVKESGPSSSVLASLSAEGSADIKFSMDGYISEATYTKGDELSTSSSDFSNCRLQHDCALNAEGQGVSASESDAQEIHNRTTSAALLVKSGSEDCVYCGEGRQTVQRPLTIMMGRAETERKCSNQRMDPVRSFFDRFEAVNATMKEADLTLCELVKANEKSKFVTGMCLQTHEEQMVKEKNLMDDLEQVKSTLLAKEQESQILLMQTQSTLADMEKSVSLLEAYLLETKREVGETVEALVSDVEQIVSENMEREFTMYATYQCHIGKLMDQILDHRKQVIIPQVAGQENQQSMKTKAIGYSAEDEVTGKLNRVHKAHVVSGFEGEEVVQTHEGLLNENFYLKKELERKEALFEGLLFDFRLLQESASNKRDIKDEMDELFDALCKVQKDLEVKANQVQALFVHNENLENCCIDLKKALLTSKADLEQANESIQVLEEQNDELNVLVRDLCMEKVAAEEGLEEQKELVQRLENEILHLTTTAEKQLVKSIEENLRKTSDEKDQLVEEICSLNDKLKLAYAIADEKEAIAVEARQESEASKIYAEQKEEEVKILEISVEELERTVNILERRVYDMDEEVKRHRTLETELQALRQRLFRFEDLTGTVVTTTEGRDEYESRLSTSKELQGAHGQIQVLQKEVAEQTKEIKQLKEYISEILLHSEAQASNYQEKYKTLEVMIRDFKLEDSNSSAAETAISHKTDKSSTRSRGSSSPFRCIVGLVQQMKLEKDQELTMARVRVEELESLLAAKQKEVCTLNTRIAAADSMTHDVIRDLLGVKMDITSYAELIDQHQIQRVVEEAKQHAEEIMSKDQEIINLKRHIDALVKERESCMSELNKKDTDVLATQISLDQLQERAQLLSLQNEMLKNDKSNLLKKLAELERTVREAGASNQRVPQTKKDTVSFKLADTDYTKRLENAQKLLSHANNELAKYRKTSNNIPSTRTQGQSSGTRYR, encoded by the exons ATGCCCCGTAACGCTCCGAGAATCGAGATGCCGGAATCCGAAGAGAACGAGTTCGCGAGCTTCTCTCTGTTCTCCCCCTCACGAGCTCCTCTGAATTCGATACCAGATCCAAGTCAATTGCAGAAGACGACTCGTCTCTCCGGTTTCGATTTGGCTCAGAAACTGGAACTCGCGAGAACGCAGGGTCCGGAGAGGAGATTCGAAGGTAGAGCTGGTGCGCACGACTCGAACCCTAGGATTGTAATTCGTAATGCGAGATCTAGGTCGGAGCCAAACTCCGCGCAGAGTACGCCGACTAGGAGCGGCGCTAGGGTTTCTCTCGGCGGCGGTTGTGTTACCGGCGCGAGAGTTGCTCAGTCCTTCGTTGGAAGAGGAAGGATCCCAAGAGGGATTTCTATGGCTGATTGTGCGGAAACAACTCCACATTTTGAGATGAATGAAGATCATTCGTTTTGGAAAGAGCATAATGTGCAG GTTTTGATAAGGCTGAGGCCATTGAGCACAATGGAAAGAGCTACTCAAGGACATGGTAGGTGTTTAAAGCAGGAGAGTCCACAGACATTGGTTTGGTTAGGCCATCCAGAGACCAGATTCACCTTTGACCATGTTGCCAGTGAGACTATCTCTCAG GAGAAACTATTTCGCGTTGCTGGGCTGCCTATGGTGGAGAATTGTTTGTCTGGTTACAACAGCTGTGTGTTCGCCTACGGTCAG ACTGGTAGTGGCAAGACCTATACTATGATGGGAGAGATATCTGAGGCAGAGGGAAGCCTCGGTGAAGACTGCGGAGTTACTGCTCGTATTTTTGAGTACCTCTTCTCAAGAATAAAAATG GAAGAAGAGGGAAGGAGAGATGAAAAACTTAGATTCAGTTGCAAATGTTCTTTTCTTGAGATATACAACGAGCAGATTACCGACCTCTTGGAGCCATCCTCGACCAATTTGCAA ATCAGAGAAGACTTAGGAAAAGGGGTTTACGTGGAAAATCTTGTAGAACTTAATGTGAGAACTGTTAATGACGTTTTAAAGCTTCTATTACAG GGAGCTGCAAACCGGAAGATTGCAGCAACTCATATGAATAGTGAAAGCAGCAGATCCCACAGCGTTTTCACGTGTACAATCGAGAGCATCTGGGAGAGAGATTCCCTAACCCATTCAAGATTTGCCAGGCTAAATTTGGTCGATTTGGCTGGTTCTGAAAG GCAGAAAAGCTCAGGTGCGGAAGGGGATCGCCTAAAAGAAGCAGCAAACATTAACAAATCCTTATCCACTCTGGG CTTAGTGATAATGTCTCTGGTGGATTTGGCACATGGGAAACATAGACATGTTCCGTATCGGGATTCACGACTTACCTTTCTACTGCAG GATTCTCTTGGGGGTAACTCTAAAACAATGATAATAGCCAATGTCAGCCCATCTCTTTG CTCTACCAACGAGACTCTCAGCACACTGAAGTTCGCACAACGAGCTAAACTCATCCAGAATAAC GCTAAAGTCAATGAAGATGCCTCTGGGGATGTCACAGCACTCCAACAGGAAATAAGAAAGTTAAAG GCTCAACTGTCCTCTCTCGTAAAGAGCCATAACTCATGTGGGGCTCTTTCAGACTGCATCGCTTCTCTTGACGAGCCCAGATATTCTGGTGCGTATGAAGTAGCAAGAAAAACACAAGAAGACAAGTGTCACTGTCAGGTGAACAACTCACTGAGAAAGAAG GAGAACGAGGTGGAAAAGGAATTTGAAGACTGCAGAAAGATGAACTCTAGTTTGGTCAG AGAACTAGATGAGATACAAGCAGGACTTGGAAGATACTTGAAATTCGACCAAATACAATCCGACTTT GTTGCATCTTCCACCAGTGGAGCTGAGCAG GCCGAAACAATGTCTACTATTGGTGAAAACAAAGAGGAAGTGGCCTTCTCAGAGAGTAAAAAGTTCAGTTGTATCAATGGTGATACAGACAATCCTGATGGCAATAGGGTCTGGAGGATAAATGAATCACAGGATGTGCTAGAGGAGAACGGTAGATCCATGAAACTGCAGAACAACAAAAGTAGTATGGGAAGAGAAGTTGTTCCTAGGATAGAAGGTCATGAGTTTGAGTTAAGCGGCATGGTCAATAACACAGATGCTGTAATGAAGGCTGATGAGGGGGCAGACAGGTCAGTCATGCAGTTCAAGTTGAGGAAAGTAATTAAGGACCTCGAGGAGGCCAAAACACTCAATAGTCAATATGAAAAAGAGCAGAAGATACTTTTATCTCAACAACAAGATATTGAAGTAGTCCGCGAGCAAGTCGAGACAGAAACGGCTAGAACAATTCTTGAGCTGCAGGAAGAGGTGATTGCTCTCGAGTCTGAATTTGAAGGAAGAATCTGTAAATTGACTGAAGAAAATCAATCGATGAGAGATACTATAACTGCTAGAGAGTCAGAAATAAGAGCACTTAACCAAGACTGGGAAAAGGCCACCTTAGAACTAACAAATTTCATTGTGGATGGGTCTAAATCCATCACAGATGCCTCTACACAGATTGAAAGTATTGTCTGTTCATTTCCACATGTGAATACGTGGATAGGAGATTATGTTGAAAAGGCTGCAAAAGATTGTATAAGAAAGGAAGAAACAATTTTACTTCTTCAGAAAAGCTTGGAGGATGCAAGGATATTGTTAGCAGAGATGGATTTGAAGCTGAATTGCTTAAAGGGTGCAACAATTGCTCTCAACCAATTTCAACTGGATGGCAATGCTGCAGCCACCGAAGAGAGTTTCCGCGTGAGCACTGAATTAGACAGGATGAGCAAGGAGGTAGACACGCTTGAGAATGACTTAAATGCAACGCAGTGTTCTATTCTAGAGGCAGAGCGACATGCTGAGGCTGCAATTTCTGTTAAAAAATGGCTTTCGGACTCTAGAAATCAACACCAAGTGCCGAAAAAAGTAGAAAATCAATCGGTTAAAGAAAGCGGCCCCTCAAGTTCAGTCTTGGCTTCTCTTAGTGCGGAAGGGAGTGctgatattaaattttcaatggATGGATATATAAGTGAAGCAACATATACAAAGGGTGATGAGCTTTCAACATCAAGCTCTGACTTTTCAAACTGCAGATTGCAACATGATTGTGCATTGAACGCAGAGGGCCAAGGAGTTTCAGCTTCTGAATCTGACGCCCAGGAAATTCATAACAGGACCACATCAGCAGCTTTGTTGGTCAAGAGTGGTTCTGAAGATTGTGTTTACTGCGGAG AGGGAAGGCAGACTGTACAGAGGCCATTAACGATAATGATGGGTAGAGCAGAAACGGAACGCAAATGCAGTAACCAA AGAATGGATCCAGTGAGAAGCTTCTTCGATCGATTTGAGGCAGTTAATGCTACCATGAAAGAAGCTGATCTCACACTATGTGAATTAGTAAAGGCCAacgaaaaatcaaaatttgtaaCTGGAATGTGCCTTCAAACGCATGAAGAGCAGATGGTTAAGGAGAAAAATCTGATGGATGATCTTGAACAGGTGAAGTCTACACTATTGGCAAAAGAACAGGAAAGTCAAATCCTGCTAATGCAAACACAATCGACTTTGGCTGACATGGAAAAGTCAGTGTCTTTGCTTGAAGCATATCTTCTGGAAACGAAAAGAGAAGTAGGAGAAACAGTAGAGGCCTTAGTTTCTGATGTTGAACAGATTGTATCTGAAAACATGGAGAGAGAGTTCACCATGTATGCAACATATCAGTGCCACATTGGGAAACTGATGGATCAAATTTTGGACCACAGAAAACAGGTTATCATTCCCCAAGTTGCGGGGCAAGAAAACCAACAGTCAATGAAAACGAAGGCCATTGGGTACAGTGCTGAAGATGAAGTTACGGGAAAGCTAAATAGAGTTCACAAAGCTCATGTGGTCTCAGGTTTCGAAGGTGAAGAAGTTGTTCAGACACATGAAGGCCTGTTAAATGAGAATTTTTATCTGAAAAAGGAGCTGGAGAGAAAAGAAGCTTTGTTTGAAGGTTTGCTTTTTGATTTTCGGCTACTCCAGGAATCagcatcaaataaaagagatatCAAAGATGAAATGGATGAGCTGTTTGACGCGTTATGCAAAGTTCAGAAAGATTTGGAGGTgaaagcgaatcaagttcaagCTCTTTTTGTTCATAATGAGAATCTCGAAAATTGCTGCATTGACTTGAAAAAAGCTCTTCTTACGTCGAAGGCAGATCTAGAGCAGGCCAACGAAAGCATACAAGTTCTTGAGGAGCAGAACGATGAGTTAAACGTCCTCGTCAGAGACCTCTGTATGGAAAAGGTTGCAGCTGAAGAGGGATTGGAAGAACAAAAAGAGCTTGTCCAAAGGTTAGAAAACGAAATCCTTCACTTGACTACTACAGCAGAAAAGCAGTTGGTCAAATCCATCGAAGAAAACTTGAGGAAAACCAGCGATGAGAAAGATCAACTTGTTGAGGAAATATGTTCATTGAATGATAAGCTCAAGTTGGCGTATGCTATAGCTGATGAAAAAGAAGCAATTGCGGTAGAGGCTCGCCAG GAATCTGAAGCGAGTAAAATATATGCGGAACAAAAGGAAGAAGAGGTCAAGATTCTAGAAATTTCTGTTGAGGAACTTGAGCGTACTGTAAATATATTAGAACGACGG GTGTATGATATGGATGAGGAAGTTAAAAGGCATCGCACATTAGAGACAGAGCTCCAAGCTCTCAGGCAGAGATTGTTTAGATTTGAGGACCTCACTGGCACTGTGGTCACAACCACTGAAGGCAGAGATGAATATGAGAGTCGACTATCTAC GTCAAAAGAGCTGCAAGGTGCGCATGGTCAGATACAAGTCCTCCAGAAAGAAGTAGCAGAACAAACCAAAGAG ATTAAACAGCTAAAAGAGTACATCTCCGAAATTTTACTGCATTCGGAGGCCCAAGCATCTAATTACCAGGAGAAG TATAAGACTCTGGAGGTCATGATTCGGGACTTTAAATTAGAGGACTCGAATTCGTCAGCTGCAGAGACCGCCATATCACATAAAACTGACAAAAGCTCAACAAGGAGCAGAGGTTCAAGTTCACCCTTTAGATGTATAGTTGGGTTGGTACAACAGATGAAGTTGGAGAAGGATCAGGAATTGACCATGGCAAGAGTTCGTGTTGAAGAATTGGAGTCACTGCTAGCTGCTAAACAGAAAGAG GTTTGCACATTGAACACGAGGATAGCTGCAGCCGATAGCATGACTCATGATGTTATTCGAGATTTACTTGGTGTGAAAATGGATATAACTAGCTATGCT GAATTGATTGACCAGCACCAGATCCAAAGAGTGGTTGAAGAGGCTAAGCAACATGCTGAAGAGATCATGTCCAAG GACCAAGAAATCATCAACCTGAAGAGACATATAGATGCTCTTGTTAAGGAAAGAGAGAG TTGCATGTCAGAGTTGAACAAGAAGGATACAGATGTTCTTGCGACACAGATATCTTTGGACCAACTACAAGAGCGAGCTCAGTTGCTTTCTTTGCAAAACGAAATGTTGAAG AATGACAAGAGCAATTTGCTGAAGAAGTTAGCTGAACTTGAACGAACTGTCCGCGAGGCAGGAGCCAGTAACCAACGTGTTCCACAGACAAAAAAG GATACAGTGTCATTTAAACTTGCTGATACTGATTATACCAAGAGACTGGAAAACGCTCAGAAGCTTCTTTCTCATGCTAACAATGAATTGGCAAAGTATCGCAAAACCAGCAATAATATTCCATCTACAAGAACTCAAGGACAGAGCTCTGGTACAAGATATCGGTAA
- the LOC125609015 gene encoding uncharacterized protein LOC125609015 → MTSRLPFFIFVFLYTITTLTSKASGATSCRTSCGSIQINYPFGIDKGCGSPQFQGMLNCTSTDLDFFTPSGAYRVRSIDYDENTMVVFDPFMSTCSILQPHHDFKLSDIQNAIIRPSYDTVFALFNCSSDSPVQNRYKSLCFEAAGHSCDELYSACTSFGIFNTTSGNSTVRATPYCCFTSYDTVRVMSMSILDCSHYTTVIDDGTMRGVAPVDWSYGIELSYSVPEIGCDLCRKSGGTCGFDAETEIFLCQCSNNTSPRDCGNYNTNPYAF, encoded by the exons ATGACGTCAAGGCTCCCCTTCTTCATCTTTGTCTTCCTCTACACAATAACAACTCTAACATCAAAAGCCTCAGGAGCAACATCTTGCCGAACATCCTGCGGCAGCATCCAAATAAACTACCCGTTCGGCATCGACAAAGGTTGTGGATCTCCACAGTTCCAAGGAATGCTCAACTGCACCTCCACCGATCTGGATTTCTTCACTCCTTCCGGAGCATACAGGGTACGGTCAATCGATTACGACGAGAACACGATGGTTGTCTTCGATCCGTTCATGTCCACTTGCTCCATCCTCCAGCCTCACCACGATTTCAAACTCTCGGATATCCAGAACGCTATTATAAGACCCTCGTACGACACCGTTTTCGCTCTCTTCAACTGCTCCAGTGACTCTCCGGTGCAGAATCGGTACAAGAGTCTCTGCTTCGAAGCCGCCGGCCACTCCTGCGACGAGCTTTATAGCGCATGTACTTCCTTTGGCATCTTCAACACTACTTCTG GTAACAGTACGGTGCGTGCGACGCCGTATTGTTGTTTCACGAGCTACGATACGGTTCGTGTGATGAGTATGAGCATCTTGGACTGTTCACACTACACGACGGTGATTGACGATGGAACAATGAGAGGCGTGGCGCCTGTGGATTGGTCGTATGGAATCGAGCTTTCGTACTCGGTGCCGGAGATTGGTTGCGACCTTTGCCGGAAGTCAGGCGGCACGTGTGGTTTCGACGCCGAGACGGAGATCTTTCTTTGCCAGTGTTCCAACAACACTTCTCCAAGAGATTGTGGTAATTACAATACTAATCCCTATGCTTTTTAG
- the LOC125609016 gene encoding uncharacterized protein LOC125609016: MMSRLLFFFVFLYTVTTLTSTTSGATSCRTSCGNIQINYPFGIDKGCGASQFQGMLNCTSTDLDFFTPSGAYRVRSIDYDENTMVVFDPLMSTCSILQPHHDFKLSDIQNAIIRPSYDTVFALFNCSNDSPVKNRFKSLCFEAAGHSCDDLYSACPSLTIFNTLPGNITASLGNSTVRATPYCCFTSYDTVRVMNMNILDCSHYTTVIDDGKMRGVTPVDWSYGIELSYSVPEIGCDRCQKSGGTCGFDAETNIFLCQCPVSNDVSPRDCGGGVSDKGGCNSSKANYATLLLAMLVSFICAIL; encoded by the exons ATGATGTCGAGGCTCttattcttctttgtcttcctcTACACAGTAACAACTCTGACATCAACAACCTCAGGAGCAACATCTTGCCGAACATCCTGCGGCAACATCCAAATAAACTACCCGTTCGGCATCGACAAAGGTTGTGGAGCTTCACAGTTCCAAGGAATGCTCAACTGCACCTCCACCGATTTGGATTTCTTCACTCCTTCCGGAGCATACCGGGTACGTTCAATCGATTACGACGAGAACACGATGGTTGTCTTCGATCCGCTCATGTCCACTTGCTCCATCCTCCAGCCTCACCACGATTTCAAACTCTCGGATATCCAGAACGCTATTATAAGACCCTCGTACGACACCGTTTTTGCTCTCTTCAACTGCTCCAATGACTCTCCGGTTAAGAATCGGTTCAAGAGTCTCTGCTTCGAAGCCGCGGGCCACTCCTGCGACGACCTTTATAGCGCATGTCCTTCCCTTACCATCTTCAATACTCTTCCTG GTAACATTACGGCGTCGCTAGGTAACAGTACGGTGCGTGCGACGCCGTATTGTTGTTTCACGAGCTACGATACGGTTCGTGTGATGAATATGAACATCTTGGACTGTTCACATTACACGACGGTGATTGACGATGGAAAAATGAGAGGCGTGACGCCTGTGGATTGGTCGTATGGAATCGAGCTTTCGTACTCGGTGCCGGAGATTGGTTGCGACCGTTGCCAGAAGTCAGGCGGCACGTGTGGTTTCGACGCCGAGACGAATATCTTTCTTTGCCAGTGTCCCGTTTCCAACGACGTTTCTCCAAGAGACTGTG GTGGAGGTGTGAGTGATAAAGGAGGCTGCAACTCTTCAAAAGCTAATTATGCTACTCTTCTCTTGGCGATGCTCGTGTCATTTATTTGTGCGATCTTATGA